A DNA window from Deinococcota bacterium contains the following coding sequences:
- a CDS encoding glycoside hydrolase family 3 C-terminal domain-containing protein: VRSIVAGADLVLLGPDRAVQGEVHEALVEAVRSGRISEARVQDALARVERVAKRYRPGWERTTSDATSDATSDPTSEPAPDYAAHRALAREVATRGATLLWNDGVLPLDPAADVLVVAPRPSLFGEPPHLGTVLERYRDGVKSVFVGDRPSAAQIAEAVAGARDADVVVLASYFWMGGYPAELQELAQGLVATSKPIVLVSLGNPDDLRFLPFRPQAYLAVYGYRESNLEGASAVLTGEARPQGKLPVPVGDYPIGSGLEDF, from the coding sequence GTCCGGAGCATAGTGGCGGGCGCCGACCTGGTGCTCTTGGGGCCCGACCGGGCGGTGCAGGGCGAGGTCCATGAGGCGCTGGTGGAGGCCGTCAGGAGCGGTAGGATCAGCGAGGCGAGAGTGCAGGACGCGCTCGCTCGAGTCGAGAGGGTCGCGAAACGCTACCGCCCGGGGTGGGAACGCACTACATCCGACGCGACATCCGACGCGACATCCGACCCGACATCCGAGCCGGCGCCCGACTACGCCGCCCACCGGGCCCTGGCGCGCGAGGTCGCCACTCGAGGGGCCACCCTGCTCTGGAACGACGGGGTCCTGCCTTTGGACCCCGCCGCCGACGTGCTGGTGGTGGCGCCCCGTCCCAGTCTCTTCGGCGAGCCGCCGCACCTGGGCACGGTGCTTGAGCGCTACCGTGACGGCGTGAAGAGCGTCTTCGTCGGCGACCGGCCGAGCGCCGCACAGATCGCCGAGGCCGTGGCCGGGGCTCGAGACGCCGACGTGGTGGTCCTGGCGAGCTACTTCTGGATGGGCGGCTACCCGGCGGAGTTGCAGGAACTCGCGCAAGGGCTTGTTGCCACGAGCAAACCCATCGTTCTGGTCTCGCTCGGCAATCCGGACGACCTGCGCTTTCTTCCCTTCCGCCCCCAGGCCTACCTGGCGGTCTACGGCTACCGCGAGAGCAACCTGGAGGGCGCCAGCGCCGTCCTGACGGGCGAGGCCCGCCCCCAGGGCAAGTTGCCCGTTCCGGTCGGCGACTACCCTATCGGCTCGGGCTTGGAGGACTTCTGA